One window of Thalassovita mediterranea genomic DNA carries:
- a CDS encoding phosphoserine transaminase produces MTLPPKPEVRPACPHFSSGPTAKRPGFSLTQLETTAFGRSHRAKDAKAKLKEAIDRTKQVLNLPADYRVAIVPASDTGAVEMCMWSMLGAKPVDIFAWESFGKDWVTDAQKQLKLDNCEVYVGDYGVLPPFEKARDDADIVFTWNGTTSGVRVDDHSWIRPNPDRVVICDATSAVFAQDIPFEKLDVITYSWQKVLGGEAAHGMLILSPNAVKRLESYTPDRPLPKIFRMTSGGKLNEALFEGATINTPSMLCVEDYLRALDWAEECGGLKGLKARSDKSLSILEDWVAKTDWIDFLCADKATRSNTGVTFKITDPRVAKLDTDAQEAFVKKMVTLIEKEGAGFDFNSYAKAPPGLRIWVGSTVEPSDVEKLLPWLDWAFATVASDLQDA; encoded by the coding sequence ATGACACTACCCCCCAAGCCGGAGGTCCGTCCGGCGTGCCCGCATTTTTCATCGGGCCCCACGGCCAAACGCCCCGGATTTTCCCTCACACAACTCGAAACGACAGCCTTTGGCCGCTCGCACCGCGCCAAGGATGCGAAAGCCAAGCTGAAGGAAGCGATTGATCGCACCAAGCAGGTGCTGAACCTTCCTGCTGACTATCGCGTCGCCATCGTGCCCGCTTCTGATACGGGCGCTGTCGAGATGTGCATGTGGTCCATGCTCGGCGCAAAGCCGGTCGATATCTTTGCCTGGGAAAGCTTTGGCAAGGATTGGGTGACCGACGCCCAGAAGCAGCTGAAACTCGACAACTGCGAAGTCTATGTCGGCGACTATGGCGTCCTGCCGCCATTCGAGAAGGCGCGCGACGATGCCGATATCGTCTTCACCTGGAACGGCACCACATCCGGCGTGCGCGTCGATGACCATAGCTGGATCAGGCCGAACCCTGACCGCGTGGTGATCTGCGATGCCACTTCGGCTGTGTTCGCGCAGGACATTCCCTTCGAGAAGCTCGATGTCATCACCTATAGCTGGCAGAAAGTGCTCGGCGGCGAAGCGGCCCACGGCATGCTGATCCTCAGCCCGAATGCCGTAAAGCGGCTCGAGAGCTACACGCCGGACCGTCCGCTGCCGAAAATCTTCCGCATGACCAGCGGCGGCAAGCTGAACGAGGCCCTCTTCGAAGGCGCGACGATCAACACGCCGTCCATGCTCTGCGTTGAAGATTATCTGCGCGCGCTCGACTGGGCGGAAGAGTGTGGCGGCCTGAAAGGCCTCAAGGCCCGCTCTGACAAGAGCCTCAGCATCCTCGAAGACTGGGTCGCGAAAACCGACTGGATCGACTTCCTCTGCGCCGACAAGGCCACGCGGTCCAACACGGGTGTCACCTTCAAGATCACCGACCCGCGGGTCGCGAAGCTTGATACCGACGCGCAGGAAGCCTTCGTGAAAAAGATGGTCACCCTGATCGAGAAGGAAGGCGCCGGTTTCGACTTCAACTCCTACGCAAAAGCCCCTCCGGGTCTGCGCATCTGGGTTGGATCAACTGTAGAGCCGTCTGACGTCGAGAAGCTGTTGCCGTGGCTCGACTGGGCCTTTGCGACTGTCGCTTCGGACCTTCAGGACGCCTGA
- the serA gene encoding phosphoglycerate dehydrogenase, with the protein MPKVLIADDLSQAAVDIFTNRGIETDIKVGLSKDELIAIVDQYDGLAVRSACKPDADVIAAATNLKVIGRAGIGVDNIDIKAATAKGVVVMNTPFGNAVTTAEHAIAMMFAAARQIPAADQGTQAGKWPKKHFVGTELSYKTLGLIGCGNIGARVAERAKGLTMKVVAYDPFLTEERAIELGVEKVDLDTLLARADVITLHTPLTDQTRNILSREALAKAKKGLILVNCARGGLVDEAAVREMLDNGHLAAAAFDVFAEEPAKENVLFGAPNFIATPHLGAATVEAQENVALQVAEQMSDYLLSGAVTNALNMPSVTADEAPRLKPFIELAEKLGAFAGQVSDHGFEEVIIEYEGEVAELNRKPVTAAALSGLLHASRGDVNMVSAPSILAESGVKLSETKTEESPVYDNLIRIKVKVPRTANSDETGWRSLAGTVSAGRPRIVEVKGMPLEGAFSPVMLYVNNIDKPGFIGALGAMLGEAGINIATFHLGRQDAGGEAIALIGIDGEPPHELTAKLDALPHVRYAKVLNF; encoded by the coding sequence ATGCCTAAAGTCCTAATCGCTGACGATCTCAGCCAGGCCGCCGTCGATATCTTCACCAATCGCGGCATCGAAACCGACATCAAGGTCGGCCTTTCGAAAGACGAGCTCATCGCCATTGTCGACCAGTATGACGGCCTCGCCGTGCGCTCGGCCTGCAAGCCGGACGCCGATGTCATCGCCGCCGCAACGAACCTCAAGGTCATCGGCCGCGCCGGGATCGGGGTCGACAATATCGATATCAAGGCCGCAACCGCCAAAGGCGTCGTCGTCATGAACACCCCGTTCGGGAACGCGGTCACGACCGCCGAGCACGCCATTGCCATGATGTTCGCAGCAGCCCGGCAGATCCCCGCCGCCGACCAAGGTACCCAGGCCGGCAAATGGCCGAAGAAGCACTTCGTCGGCACCGAGCTCTCCTACAAGACGCTCGGCCTGATCGGCTGCGGCAATATCGGTGCCCGCGTTGCAGAACGTGCCAAGGGTCTGACCATGAAAGTGGTCGCCTATGACCCGTTCCTCACCGAAGAGCGCGCCATTGAGCTTGGCGTCGAGAAGGTCGATCTCGACACGCTGCTCGCGCGGGCTGACGTGATCACGCTGCACACCCCGCTGACAGACCAGACCCGCAACATCCTGTCACGGGAAGCGCTGGCCAAGGCCAAGAAGGGACTGATCCTCGTCAACTGCGCGCGCGGCGGTCTCGTCGACGAGGCGGCAGTGCGTGAAATGCTCGACAATGGTCATCTCGCTGCAGCGGCCTTCGACGTTTTTGCTGAAGAGCCTGCGAAGGAAAACGTGCTGTTTGGCGCACCCAACTTCATCGCCACGCCTCACCTCGGTGCAGCCACCGTCGAGGCACAGGAAAACGTCGCCCTTCAGGTCGCTGAACAGATGAGCGACTATCTCCTCTCCGGCGCCGTGACCAACGCTCTCAACATGCCATCGGTTACCGCTGATGAGGCCCCGCGTCTGAAGCCGTTCATCGAACTGGCAGAAAAGCTTGGTGCATTCGCCGGTCAGGTCTCTGATCACGGCTTTGAAGAAGTCATCATCGAGTATGAGGGCGAGGTTGCCGAACTGAACCGCAAGCCGGTAACGGCAGCGGCGCTTTCCGGCCTGCTGCACGCTTCGCGCGGCGACGTGAACATGGTTTCAGCGCCGTCGATACTGGCCGAGTCGGGCGTGAAGCTTTCCGAGACGAAGACCGAGGAAAGCCCGGTCTATGACAACCTCATCCGTATCAAGGTGAAGGTGCCGCGCACGGCAAATTCGGATGAAACGGGCTGGCGTTCGCTCGCCGGTACGGTTTCGGCGGGTCGCCCCCGCATTGTCGAAGTAAAGGGCATGCCGCTCGAAGGCGCGTTCTCCCCGGTCATGCTTTACGTCAACAATATCGACAAGCCGGGCTTCATCGGCGCGCTTGGTGCCATGCTGGGTGAGGCCGGGATCAACATCGCGACCTTCCACCTCGGCCGTCAGGATGCAGGCGGAGAAGCCATCGCGCTGATTGGCATTGACGGCGAGCCGCCTCATGAGCTTACCGCGAAGCTCGATGCGCTGCCACATGTCCGCTACGCGAAAGTGCTGAACTTCTAG
- a CDS encoding flavodoxin family protein, producing MTKLAIVYHSGYGHTAKVAEHVAKGARGVTGVEVDLIKADDLQNAEEGPWDALASADGIIFGSPTYMGSSSSVFKKFAEASSKVWMNGGWRDKIGAGFTNSGSLAGDKLNTLQELMILAGQHGMVWANYGAFPGYNTSKSDFGAAWNRAGHMIGLGTQALTDLPADQAPDKADLSTSEDFGQRVAEITKRWVAGKA from the coding sequence ATGACCAAACTCGCTATCGTCTATCATTCCGGCTACGGCCACACCGCCAAAGTCGCAGAACACGTTGCGAAAGGCGCGCGCGGCGTCACCGGTGTAGAGGTTGACCTCATCAAGGCTGACGACCTTCAGAACGCCGAAGAGGGCCCGTGGGACGCGCTCGCATCCGCTGACGGCATCATCTTCGGCTCGCCCACCTATATGGGCTCCAGCTCCTCGGTCTTTAAAAAGTTTGCCGAAGCCTCTTCCAAGGTCTGGATGAATGGGGGCTGGCGCGACAAGATCGGCGCAGGCTTCACCAATTCCGGCTCGCTTGCAGGCGACAAACTCAACACGCTTCAGGAGCTTATGATTCTCGCTGGCCAGCATGGCATGGTCTGGGCAAACTATGGCGCGTTCCCGGGCTACAATACGAGCAAGAGCGACTTTGGCGCTGCGTGGAATCGGGCCGGCCATATGATCGGCCTCGGCACGCAGGCACTGACCGACCTTCCTGCAGACCAGGCCCCTGACAAGGCAGACCTGAGCACGTCGGAGGACTTCGGTCAGCGCGTTGCGGAGATCACGAAACGCTGGGTTGCCGGAAAGGCATAG
- a CDS encoding acyloxyacyl hydrolase — MKRLIALALATTAIAAPASAQFVEEARLGVMQHNVCILDCKNADKEDGPNIEAELVFASPDFLSILASPRPYIVGSFNTAGDTSFGGFGFMWNWDFAEGWSLEPSLGYVIHDGANESPFPQGDPRSDAFAQDNIYFGSDDLFRTGLALNRDLTDSVGVQVLYEHLSHGQILGDGRNQGVDNIGVRAYFRFGQ; from the coding sequence ATGAAACGTTTGATTGCACTCGCACTTGCCACGACCGCGATCGCTGCTCCGGCCAGCGCGCAATTCGTTGAAGAGGCGCGCCTTGGCGTGATGCAGCACAATGTCTGCATCCTCGACTGCAAGAATGCCGACAAGGAAGATGGCCCGAACATTGAAGCGGAGCTCGTCTTCGCCAGCCCCGACTTTCTGAGCATACTCGCCAGCCCGCGCCCTTACATTGTTGGCTCCTTCAATACCGCAGGCGACACCAGCTTTGGCGGCTTCGGCTTCATGTGGAACTGGGACTTTGCTGAGGGCTGGTCTCTTGAGCCAAGCCTTGGCTATGTCATCCATGACGGCGCGAATGAAAGCCCATTCCCACAGGGCGATCCGCGCAGCGACGCTTTTGCCCAGGACAACATCTATTTCGGCTCCGACGACCTTTTCCGCACGGGCCTCGCGCTGAACCGCGACCTGACAGATTCAGTCGGCGTACAAGTGCTTTACGAGCACCTTTCGCACGGCCAGATCCTCGGCGATGGCCGCAATCAGGGCGTCGATAATATCGGCGTTCGTGCTTACTTCCGCTTCGGACAATAA
- a CDS encoding NAD(P)/FAD-dependent oxidoreductase produces the protein MTRKHAIVIGSGLGGLTAAIKLQEAGHTFDLIDRNPKVGGTWYENSYPGCACDVPVALYQLSFAQSINWTRTFPQGPEIQAYAEEIAERYQLAPHMHLGDEAVAANWDENTKTWTVKTASGKTFTGDILVGGLGQLNRPNWPTIEGLDTFEGAKMHSARWDHSVSWEGKRVAVIGSAASAVQIIPEVAKTAGHLTVYQRTPNWVTPRRDVPITPQEQALMFTQPEAAMDIGARGRQLIYDNADHFFWQVFEWTDAGRAAYTTIATNHLNEQVKDPELRKKLTPDYPIGCRRILISDDYFPALQRDNVDLVTQAPSKIDAKGVTTPDGDYREFDILIFATGFETTEWKWSVDVQGVDGKHLNDVWADHPSAYAGVTVNGFPNLFVLYGPNTNLGHNSITFMLERQVECMMKAIEAMDAQSAKSMMPKKAAQDDWNARIQADLRKTVWADPACNSWYKTDDGLITQNWSSHTRDYAKAVEAVKVEDYELS, from the coding sequence ATGACTAGGAAGCATGCCATTGTCATCGGGTCCGGTCTTGGTGGGCTGACTGCTGCCATCAAACTGCAGGAAGCCGGGCACACTTTTGATCTGATTGATCGAAACCCGAAAGTTGGCGGCACCTGGTACGAAAACTCCTATCCGGGCTGCGCCTGCGACGTGCCGGTTGCCCTTTATCAGCTCTCCTTTGCCCAGAGCATCAACTGGACGCGCACTTTCCCTCAAGGCCCTGAAATTCAGGCCTATGCCGAGGAGATCGCTGAGCGCTACCAGCTCGCCCCTCACATGCACCTCGGCGATGAGGCGGTCGCCGCCAACTGGGACGAGAACACCAAGACCTGGACCGTCAAAACCGCCAGCGGCAAGACCTTCACTGGCGACATCCTTGTCGGAGGGCTTGGGCAGCTCAACCGCCCGAACTGGCCGACCATCGAAGGGCTCGACACATTCGAAGGCGCAAAAATGCACTCGGCCCGCTGGGACCATTCAGTGTCCTGGGAAGGCAAGCGCGTCGCGGTCATCGGCTCTGCCGCGAGCGCCGTGCAGATTATCCCCGAAGTCGCAAAGACCGCGGGCCACCTGACCGTTTATCAGCGTACACCGAACTGGGTCACACCGCGCCGCGATGTCCCGATCACGCCGCAGGAACAGGCGCTGATGTTCACCCAGCCAGAGGCCGCGATGGATATCGGCGCACGTGGCCGACAGCTCATCTATGACAATGCCGATCATTTCTTCTGGCAGGTCTTCGAATGGACCGACGCCGGGCGCGCCGCCTACACCACAATCGCGACCAACCACCTGAATGAGCAGGTAAAAGACCCAGAGCTTCGCAAGAAGCTGACCCCTGATTATCCGATTGGCTGTCGCCGAATCCTGATCTCAGACGACTATTTCCCTGCCCTGCAACGTGACAATGTCGACCTCGTGACGCAGGCGCCTTCGAAGATAGATGCGAAGGGCGTCACGACACCGGATGGTGACTATCGCGAGTTTGATATCCTGATCTTTGCCACGGGGTTTGAAACAACCGAGTGGAAATGGTCCGTCGATGTGCAAGGCGTCGATGGCAAACATCTCAACGATGTCTGGGCCGATCACCCGTCAGCCTATGCAGGCGTCACGGTGAACGGTTTTCCGAACCTCTTTGTGCTCTATGGGCCAAACACCAATCTCGGGCACAACTCGATCACCTTCATGCTGGAACGGCAGGTCGAGTGTATGATGAAGGCGATCGAGGCGATGGACGCGCAGTCGGCAAAGTCCATGATGCCGAAGAAAGCCGCTCAGGATGACTGGAATGCGCGCATCCAGGCTGATCTTCGTAAAACCGTCTGGGCGGACCCGGCCTGCAACTCCTGGTACAAGACCGATGACGGCCTCATCACCCAGAACTGGTCGTCGCATACCCGCGACTACGCCAAGGCCGTCGAGGCTGTGAAGGTTGAGGATTACGAGCTCAGCTGA
- a CDS encoding adenylosuccinate synthase, whose translation MAGVVVVGAQWGDEGKGKIVDWLSSRADTVVRFQGGHNAGHTLVIDGKTFKLALLPSGLVRGGKLSVIGNGVVVDPWHMLTEIAGIREQGVDVSPESLILADNASLILPWHKDIDAAREGALGAAQIGTTKRGIGPAYEDRVGRRAIRVADLADPAALDLKIERLLAHHRPLRAGVGLPEPDGEALKQELLKIAPEVLAYAQPVWKTLDEQVRADKRILFEGAQGVMLDVDHGTYPFVTSSNVVAGNASAGAGVGPGAISYVLGLAKAYTTRVGSGPFPTEQDNEIGQRLGTVGREVGVNTGRTRRCGWFDSVMVRQACATSGVNGLALTKLDVLDGFEEIKVCVAYKLNGQTIDYYPAGLTDQAAVEPVYESMPGWKETTKGARSWSDLPAEAVKYVRRLEELVGKPCALVSTSPEREDVILMRDPFERV comes from the coding sequence ATGGCAGGTGTGGTGGTTGTCGGCGCCCAATGGGGCGATGAAGGCAAAGGCAAGATCGTCGACTGGCTCTCGAGCCGCGCCGACACGGTTGTTCGCTTCCAGGGCGGGCATAATGCCGGCCACACCCTCGTGATCGATGGCAAGACCTTCAAACTTGCCCTGTTGCCCTCTGGCCTCGTGCGCGGTGGCAAGCTGTCCGTGATCGGCAATGGCGTGGTCGTAGACCCGTGGCACATGCTGACTGAGATCGCCGGTATTCGCGAGCAGGGCGTCGACGTGTCGCCTGAATCGCTCATCCTTGCTGACAATGCCTCGCTCATCCTGCCTTGGCACAAGGACATCGATGCGGCCCGCGAGGGCGCACTTGGTGCCGCCCAGATTGGCACGACAAAGCGTGGCATTGGCCCGGCCTATGAGGACCGTGTCGGCCGCCGCGCCATCCGTGTGGCAGACCTCGCAGACCCTGCCGCCCTCGACCTCAAGATCGAGCGCCTGCTTGCCCACCACCGGCCACTTCGTGCCGGCGTCGGCCTGCCAGAGCCAGATGGCGAAGCGCTGAAGCAGGAGCTCCTCAAGATCGCGCCGGAAGTCCTCGCCTATGCGCAGCCTGTCTGGAAAACGCTGGATGAGCAGGTCCGCGCGGACAAGCGCATCCTGTTTGAAGGCGCACAAGGCGTGATGCTTGACGTTGACCACGGCACGTACCCGTTCGTCACTTCCTCGAACGTCGTTGCTGGTAACGCATCAGCAGGCGCCGGTGTTGGGCCGGGCGCCATCTCCTACGTCTTGGGACTGGCGAAAGCTTACACCACCCGCGTCGGCTCGGGCCCCTTCCCGACCGAGCAGGACAATGAAATCGGACAACGTCTCGGCACAGTCGGGCGCGAAGTTGGCGTGAACACGGGCCGGACGCGTCGCTGCGGCTGGTTCGATAGCGTGATGGTGCGCCAGGCCTGCGCGACGTCTGGCGTCAACGGCCTTGCTCTCACCAAGCTCGACGTTCTCGATGGGTTTGAAGAGATTAAGGTCTGCGTCGCCTACAAGCTGAATGGCCAGACGATTGACTACTACCCGGCGGGACTCACTGATCAGGCCGCCGTGGAGCCTGTCTATGAAAGCATGCCGGGCTGGAAAGAAACGACGAAAGGCGCGCGCAGCTGGAGCGACCTGCCTGCGGAGGCGGTGAAATATGTCCGCCGCCTCGAAGAACTGGTCGGCAAACCATGTGCGCTGGTCTCGACCTCTCCGGAACGCGAAGACGTCATCCTGATGCGTGACCCGTTCGAGCGGGTCTAG
- a CDS encoding RcnB family protein, whose product MNGATPMLNLVLVISLFSNLAIVSEAGPPASFDEPEAAREEMAGDDRDASDFERGEYLPIQYRGDLVKNWKRAGLRKPDTGFEWVKVAQLAFLINPTSGFIRDIVELED is encoded by the coding sequence ATGAACGGAGCAACCCCGATGCTGAACCTCGTACTGGTCATTTCGCTATTTTCTAATCTCGCCATCGTGAGCGAGGCAGGCCCACCTGCGTCCTTTGACGAGCCAGAGGCGGCGCGTGAGGAAATGGCGGGTGATGACCGGGACGCGTCAGATTTTGAGCGGGGCGAGTACCTGCCGATCCAGTATCGCGGCGATCTGGTGAAAAACTGGAAGAGGGCAGGCCTGCGCAAGCCGGATACCGGCTTTGAATGGGTGAAGGTCGCGCAGCTTGCCTTCCTGATAAACCCGACCAGCGGGTTTATCCGCGATATCGTCGAACTTGAGGACTAG
- a CDS encoding RNA methyltransferase, whose translation MKTVFISDAGDPRLAPYVSIRERDLTGRSDGRFIVEGKVTLAILLERSRFEIESVFIGQSRVEPLFEVLAQVPEGVPVYVASQNVMDQVAGFPIHRGVLACARKGQPVGVEQLLGAETLLVLNGISNHDNVGAAFRNAAAFGAGGVLLDEQSCDPLYRKSIRVSAGAALWLPYVQEGRSEDHVSRLLEEGFEVWAMTPRASAEELHSLRPAPKTAILLGPEGPGLDDRLIDSCRPVRISMTGGFDSINVATAGAVALAHCHASAAPRGG comes from the coding sequence ATGAAAACTGTCTTCATCAGTGACGCTGGCGACCCGCGCCTTGCCCCCTATGTCTCGATCAGGGAGCGCGACCTCACTGGCCGTAGCGATGGGCGCTTCATCGTTGAGGGGAAGGTAACGCTCGCCATCCTGCTGGAGCGGTCGCGGTTCGAGATTGAGAGCGTGTTTATAGGGCAATCGCGGGTCGAGCCGCTGTTCGAAGTTTTGGCGCAGGTCCCTGAAGGCGTGCCGGTCTACGTCGCGTCGCAAAATGTCATGGATCAGGTTGCGGGGTTTCCGATCCACCGGGGCGTCCTGGCGTGTGCCCGGAAAGGTCAGCCAGTCGGAGTTGAGCAGCTTCTTGGGGCAGAGACGCTGCTTGTCCTCAACGGCATCTCCAATCACGACAATGTCGGCGCGGCTTTTCGCAATGCCGCTGCCTTTGGTGCGGGCGGCGTGCTGCTCGATGAGCAGAGCTGCGACCCGCTCTACCGGAAGTCTATCCGCGTTTCGGCCGGCGCGGCGCTCTGGCTGCCTTACGTGCAGGAGGGGCGGAGTGAGGATCATGTATCCAGATTGCTGGAAGAGGGCTTTGAGGTCTGGGCCATGACGCCGCGGGCGTCGGCAGAAGAGCTGCACAGTCTGAGGCCTGCACCGAAGACAGCGATCCTGCTGGGGCCCGAGGGGCCCGGACTCGACGATCGACTAATCGACAGCTGCCGGCCGGTAAGAATTTCCATGACGGGTGGCTTCGACAGCATCAATGTTGCGACGGCCGGTGCGGTCGCACTGGCCCATTGTCACGCGTCTGCCGCGCCTCGCGGGGGCTGA
- the rpoH gene encoding RNA polymerase sigma factor RpoH, with protein sequence MAVKTSIALSPEQGLSRYLSEIRKFPMLEKQEEFMLAKSWQEHEDTEAAEKMVTSHLRLVAKIAMGYRGYGLPMAEVISEGNVGLMQAVKKFDPDKGFRLATYAMWWIRAAIQEYILRSWSLVKLGTTAAQKKLFFNLRRIKGEINALDAGDLNPDQVTEIATRLNVSEKDVLSMNGRMSGSDASLNAPMGQEGDMEWQDWLTDDEPTQADTYANRQEFDSRMELLQEAMADLSEREQHILQERRLTDDPKTLEQLSEVYNVSRERIRQIEVRAFEKIQKAMKRMAKEQGLPVGA encoded by the coding sequence ATGGCTGTTAAAACATCAATTGCACTCAGCCCAGAGCAGGGACTGAGCCGCTACCTCAGCGAAATCCGCAAATTTCCCATGCTGGAAAAGCAGGAAGAGTTCATGCTCGCCAAGAGCTGGCAGGAGCATGAAGACACTGAGGCTGCTGAGAAAATGGTGACCTCGCACCTTCGGCTCGTGGCAAAGATCGCCATGGGCTATCGCGGCTATGGCCTGCCGATGGCTGAGGTAATTTCCGAGGGCAATGTTGGCCTGATGCAGGCCGTGAAGAAGTTCGACCCGGACAAGGGGTTCCGTCTCGCCACCTATGCGATGTGGTGGATCCGCGCGGCCATTCAGGAGTACATCCTGCGCAGCTGGAGCCTCGTGAAGCTCGGCACCACGGCTGCCCAGAAGAAGCTTTTCTTCAACCTTCGCCGCATCAAGGGCGAGATCAACGCGCTGGACGCCGGTGACCTCAACCCTGATCAGGTCACTGAGATTGCGACCCGTCTGAACGTGTCCGAGAAGGACGTGCTCAGCATGAATGGCCGTATGAGCGGTTCCGACGCATCGCTGAACGCGCCGATGGGGCAGGAAGGCGACATGGAGTGGCAGGACTGGCTCACCGATGATGAGCCGACCCAGGCTGATACCTATGCCAACCGGCAGGAATTCGACAGCCGTATGGAGCTTCTTCAGGAAGCCATGGCGGACCTGTCTGAGCGTGAGCAGCACATCCTTCAGGAGCGCCGCCTGACTGACGACCCGAAGACGCTGGAGCAGCTGTCGGAGGTCTATAACGTCTCGCGTGAGCGTATCCGTCAGATCGAGGTGCGCGCTTTCGAGAAAATCCAGAAAGCGATGAAGCGTATGGCGAAAGAGCAGGGCCTGCCTGTCGGCGCCTGA
- a CDS encoding twin transmembrane helix small protein, protein MINLLTIGFYIAIAVLVIVLVAGVVNLTRTDDAQASRSNKLMRLRVLVQAIAIALLCALALAAGAFS, encoded by the coding sequence ATGATCAATCTGCTCACGATCGGTTTCTATATTGCCATAGCGGTGCTGGTGATCGTCCTTGTTGCGGGGGTCGTGAATCTCACCCGCACCGACGACGCGCAGGCAAGCCGGTCCAACAAACTGATGCGGCTGCGCGTTCTGGTGCAGGCGATTGCGATCGCACTACTCTGCGCGCTTGCGCTTGCGGCGGGCGCCTTCAGCTAA
- a CDS encoding cob(I)yrinic acid a,c-diamide adenosyltransferase has product MVKLDKIYTRSGDKGKTRLATGELVDKWNPRVTAYGSVDEVNAALGVAVLSADGEMKAQLQRIQNDLFDLGADLATPERDKPLGFEPLRVVAEQTKRLETEIDAMNADLTPLDSFVLPGGTPLAAQLHVCRTICRRAERDIAKLVSDQSEIVSEHALTFINRLSDWFFVASRFANDKGKADIKWKPGANR; this is encoded by the coding sequence ATGGTAAAACTCGACAAGATCTACACGCGCTCCGGCGACAAGGGTAAGACACGTCTTGCGACGGGGGAACTGGTCGACAAGTGGAATCCACGCGTTACCGCCTATGGCAGCGTTGATGAAGTGAACGCTGCGCTCGGCGTCGCTGTCCTCAGCGCCGATGGCGAGATGAAAGCGCAGCTTCAGCGCATCCAGAATGACCTGTTTGACCTCGGCGCAGACCTTGCGACGCCGGAACGCGACAAGCCGCTCGGCTTTGAGCCCCTGCGCGTTGTTGCAGAGCAGACCAAGCGTCTCGAAACCGAAATTGACGCCATGAACGCCGATCTGACGCCACTGGACAGTTTCGTACTGCCGGGCGGCACGCCGCTGGCCGCTCAACTCCATGTGTGCCGTACGATCTGCCGGCGTGCCGAACGCGACATCGCAAAACTGGTCAGCGACCAAAGCGAAATCGTCAGCGAGCACGCGCTGACCTTCATCAACCGGCTGTCCGACTGGTTTTTTGTCGCTTCCCGCTTCGCCAATGACAAGGGCAAGGCCGATATCAAATGGAAGCCGGGCGCAAACCGCTAG
- a CDS encoding MarR family transcriptional regulator codes for MTDENTVVARRGDDMAAAVLREVGRLAHMTDCAVAARLPGPVTVAQYAVLNTLATSDGLSITQLAETHTVSQPTMSSTVAKLRGRGLVETRSKPGDRRARFVTLTQEGRDIKASCDAAARPVLSEVAAQISASEWMSLQQIVSGLNGHLSETLNIQDS; via the coding sequence ATGACGGATGAAAATACAGTCGTCGCCAGGCGTGGGGACGACATGGCCGCCGCTGTGCTTCGGGAGGTTGGGCGACTGGCTCACATGACCGACTGCGCTGTTGCGGCCCGCCTGCCCGGTCCTGTGACCGTTGCGCAGTACGCCGTCCTGAATACGCTCGCCACGAGCGACGGATTATCCATCACGCAGCTGGCCGAAACCCACACGGTCTCACAACCGACCATGTCCTCGACGGTGGCGAAGCTGCGCGGGCGTGGACTTGTCGAGACGCGGTCGAAGCCGGGTGACCGCAGGGCCAGATTTGTAACCCTCACGCAGGAGGGACGAGACATCAAAGCATCCTGCGACGCCGCAGCCCGGCCCGTGCTGAGTGAAGTCGCGGCGCAGATTTCCGCGAGCGAGTGGATGTCGCTTCAGCAGATCGTATCAGGTCTGAATGGCCATCTCAGCGAGACGCTGAATATTCAGGACAGCTAG
- a CDS encoding DUF3297 family protein, giving the protein MTDTPPDRLSLNPRSRFYDEALIRRGVGVRFKGQERTNVVEYCLSEGWIKVAAGKSLDRKGNPLTLTLKGPVEVWFEDVEGQEE; this is encoded by the coding sequence ATGACAGACACACCTCCAGACAGGCTCAGCCTGAATCCTCGCAGCCGCTTCTATGATGAAGCTCTGATCCGCCGCGGCGTTGGCGTCCGTTTCAAGGGCCAGGAGCGGACTAATGTTGTCGAATACTGTCTCTCGGAAGGCTGGATAAAGGTCGCCGCGGGCAAATCTCTCGACCGCAAGGGCAACCCATTGACCCTCACCCTGAAAGGGCCAGTCGAAGTCTGGTTCGAGGATGTCGAGGGCCAGGAAGAGTAG